A region of Nitrospirota bacterium DNA encodes the following proteins:
- the rpoZ gene encoding DNA-directed RNA polymerase subunit omega: MEIVSLPVVLDKSQIDSRFRMVILATERAKQIINGARPTIHSRYLKSTTTALEELAQAQVNYVTGKEARKALQEAVAKKIAVEMKHAGQPGDEDEVKKEIEKDLGVYIPEEGMDESSDE; this comes from the coding sequence ATGGAGATTGTATCTCTTCCGGTAGTACTTGATAAAAGTCAGATAGACAGCAGGTTCAGGATGGTAATACTTGCCACTGAAAGGGCAAAGCAGATTATAAATGGTGCAAGGCCGACCATTCATAGCAGGTATCTTAAATCAACAACCACTGCACTTGAGGAGCTTGCACAGGCTCAGGTTAATTACGTTACAGGAAAAGAGGCAAGGAAGGCATTACAGGAGGCAGTTGCAAAAAAGATAGCAGTAGAGATGAAACATGCGGGTCAGCCAGGAGATGAGGATGAAGTAAAGAAGGAGATTGAAAAGGACCTTGGAGTCTACATACCTGAAGAAGGTATGGATGAGAGTTCCGACGAGTGA